Within Catenulispora sp. GP43, the genomic segment ACCTGTTCATCATGATGGTCACCGACGGCGGCGTGGAGAAGATCGGCTTCGCCTTCGTGGCCGGCCGCTGGGCCTCGCCGTGGTGGCAGTTCTGGGACCTGCTGCAGCTGTGGCTGGCGATGATCCACGGCACCAACGGCATGCGCACCGTCATCAACGACTACGCCGACAAGGACCGCACCCGCGCGATCCTCAAGGGCCTGCTGTACACGGCCGCCGTGCTGACGATCGCGCTCGGCACCCTGGTCATCTTCACGTTCGACCCGAGTATCAAGGGCTAGGCGAGCGCATGGCACCTCAGATCCACACCTACGACACCATCATCGTCGGCGCCGGCGGCGCCGGGATGCGCGCGGCGCTGGAGTCCTCCAAGCGCAGCCGCACGGCGGTGCTGACGAAGCTGTACCCGACCCGCTCCCACACCGGCGCGGCGCAGGGCGGCATGTGCGCCGCGCTGGCCAACGTCGAGGACGACAACTGGGAGTGGCACACCTATGACACCGTGAAGGGCGGCGACTACCTGGTCGACCAGGACGCCGCCGAGATCATGTGCAAGGAGGCGATCGACGCCGTCCTGGACCTGGAGAAGATGGGCCTGCCCTTCTCCCGGACCCCCGAGGGCAAGATCGACCAGCGGCGCTTCGGCGGCCACACCAAGGAGCACGGCAAGGCGCCGGTGCACCGGTCCTGCTTCGCCGCCGACCGCACCGGCCACATGATCCTGCAGACGCTGTACCAGAACTGCGTCAAGCAGGAAGTCGAGTTCTACAACGAGTTCTACGTCCTGGACCTGCTGCTGCACGAGGACCCGGACGGCACCAAGTACGCCGCCGGCGTCGTCGCGCTGGAGCTGGCCACCGGCGAGATCCACATCTTCCGCGGCAAGGCCGTCATCCTGGCCACCGGCGGCTTCGGCAAGGTCTTCAAGACCACCTCCAACGCGCACACCCTGACCGGCGACGGCATGGGCATCGTCTGGCGCCGCGGGCTGCCGCTGGAGGACATGGAGTTCTACCAGTTCCACCCGACAGGCCTGGCGGGCCTGGGCATCCTGCTCACCGAGGGCGCCCGGGGCGAGGGCGGCATCCTGCGCAACGCCGACGGCGAGCGCTTCATGGAGCGCTACGCCCCGACCATCAAGGACCTGGCGCCCCGCGACATCGTCGCGCGCTCCATGGTCCTGGAGGTCCGCGACGGCCGCGGCGCCGGTCCCAACAAGGACTACGTCTACCTGGACCTGACGCACCTGCCGGCCGAGCAGATCGAGGAAAAGCTGCCGGACATCACCGAGTTCGCCCGCACCTACCTCGGCGTCGAGCCGACCACGGAGCTGGTGCCGGTGTACCCGACGGCGCACTACGCGATGGGCGGCGTGCCGACCAACGTGGCCGGCGAGGCGCTGGCCGACAACGACACCGTCGTCAAGGGCCTGTACGCGGCCGGCGAGGTGGCCTGCGTGTCGGTCCACGGCTCCAACCGCCTGGGCACCAACTCGCTGCTGGACATCAACGTCTTCGGCCGCCGCGCGGGCATCAACGCCGCCGAGTACGCGGTCGGCGCCGAGCTCAAGCCGCTGCCGGCCGAGCCGGAGCAGGCCGTGGTGTCGATGGTCGAGGGCCTGCGCAACTCCACGGGCCACGAGCGCGTGGCGCAGATCCGCTCGGAGCTGCAGACCACGATGGACCAGAACGCCGGCGTGTACCGCAACGACGAGACGCTGGCCCAGGCCGAGAAGGACGTCAAGGAGCTGCAGCGCCGGTACCAGGACGTCGCGGTCCAGGACAAGGGCAAGCGGTTCAACACCGACCTGCTGGAGGCCGTGGAGCTGGGGTTCCTGCTCGACCTGGCCGAGATCCTGGTCCTGGGCGCCCGCAACCGGACCGAGTCGCGCGGCGCGCAGGCCCGCGAGGACTACCCGACGCGGGACGACGTGAACTGGCAGAAGCACACGATGGCCTACCGGGAGAAGGACGGCGAGGGCGGTTACAAGATCCGCCTGGACTACAAGCCCGTCATCGTGACCCGCTACCAGCCGACGGAGCGTAAGTACTGATGAGCACCGCTACTGTGCAAGAGCACGTCGAGACGTCGGCCTCCGGCAAGGCCGGCATCGCGATGATGACCATCACGGTCCGCATCCGGCGCTACAACCCGGAAGTCGACGCCGCGCCGCACTGGGTCGACTACCAGGTCACCGCCGACCCGACGGCCCGCATCCTGGACTCGCTGCACAAGATCAAGTGGGAGCAGGACGGCTCGCTGACCTTCCGCCGCTCCTGCGCGCACGGCGTGTGCGGCTCGGACGCGATGCGGATCAACGGCAAGAACCGGCTGGCGTGCAAGGCCCTGGTGAAGGACCTGAACCCGAGTAAGCCGATCACCGTCGAGCCGATCCAGGGCCTGCCGGTGCTCAAGGACCTCGTGGTCGACATGGAGCCGTTCTTCCAGGCCTACCGCGACGTCAAGCCGTTCCTGATCGCGCACGGCAACGAGCCCACGCGCGAGCGGATCCAGTCGCAGAAGGACCGCGACCGCTTCGATGACACCACCAAGTGCATCCTGTGCGCGGCGTGCACCACGTCGTGCCCGGTGTTCTGGGCCGACGGGCAGTACTTCGGCCCGGCGGCGATCGTCAACGCGCACCGGTTCATCTTCGACTCCCGCGACGACGGGGCGAACGAGCGCCTGGAGATCCTCAACGACCGCGAGGGCGTGTGGCGCTGCCGGACCACGTTCAACTGCACCGAGGCGTGCCCGCGCGGGATCCAGATCACGCAGGCGATCGCCGAGGTGAAGCGGGCGCTGATCACCCGCCGAGTCATTTGATCTCTGAATGACCTGATATGCGACACTGGTCTGATCTGTAAAAGATGACCCGCCGGATGATGATTCCGGCGGGTCCTCCGCTTTTACGGGGAACGTTCGCGGGACGCTGGTCTGTGCCTGACGCCGGCCGATCCCGCGGCCGGCGGGGCCCTCGAGAAAGGGACCGACGATGCGCCGACTGGCCGCCGTCACCGCCACCGCATTCCTGTCCGCCGCCGCGCTGTCCGCCGGCGCCGCCACCGCTCAGGCCGCCAACGCCCACGCCACGCCCCGGTTCACCGTGCACGTGCTCGGCAGCGTGCATCTCAAGCGCGTGGACCGCATGAACGGCCGGACGCGTACCGCCTACCTGCTGTGCACGTCCACGTCGACCCACGGCTCCGCACCCGTCATCCACGGCCTCGGCGGCCTGAAGGACGCGACGTCGGCGTGCGAGGAGTTGGCCGCGGTGCACGGCCGGCTGGACACGCTGGCCGTGCACCCGGCGTGGATGGCGCCGGCCCTGGAGGCGCCGGTGGAGGTGCAGGCGGCCGGGACGTGGGAAGGACGGAAGGTCGCCTGGACCCACCGGTTCCCGAACGGCGGCTGGGTGACCAAGGCGACCGGGGACGTGTTCGCGTTCTGAGCCGGACGGCGATGGCGACGAACGGCTAACTCCGCAGCCCCCTGCGCGCGTTCTCCTCGGCGATCAGGCGCTCCACCTCGGCCCGGTCGTCGGGGTTCAGGGGGCTGAACTCGGCCGGCTCGCCGGGCAGCCCGCGGTTGCCGGAGCCGGCCCGCAGCCCGTCCAGGATGATGCCGACGAGCCGGTCGTTCAGCATCCGCGGGTCGATCCTCGGGGGCCGGCTCGACCCGCTACTGGAGAGCATCCCGGCCAGCATCTGGATCTCCAGGAAGCTGACATCGGGGCGCAGCTGCCCGGCCTCCTGCGCGCGCCGGTAGACCCCTTCGACGCCGTCGATGGCCTCCCGCATGGCGCCGGCCACCGCCGGGTCGTCGATCAGGTCCAGCCGCTCGCGGAAGATCACCGGCAGGGTGGGGCCCAGGCCGAGGCCGGCGACGGCCCGGACCAGGGCCTCCCAGGCCGGCGGGGCGTCGGGGGCCTCGGGGGCTTCGGGCCCGGCGGAGGCGGCCGCCTCGCGCGCCGCGGCGGCCATGCTCCCGAACAGGTCGACGAGCACTCCGCGCAGCAGCGCGTCCCGGTCCGGGAACCGGCGATAGAGGGTGCCGATGCCGACCCCGGCGCGCTTGGCGATCTTGTCCAGCGCGACGGTCGTGCCCTCCTCGACGAAGACCTCGCGCGCGGCGTCCAGCAGGGCCCGGCGGTTGTCCTCGGCATCGGCTCGCATGGCGCGCACTGTAGCGCCCCGGCCATAGCGGATGAAAATCCTCCACTTCCGCTACGCTGATCCGCGATAGTGGACGAAGTGCTCCGTTTAAGGTGGGGGATCACCCGATGACCGACACCCTGCACACACAGACCTCGGGCGGCTCCTCCGCGAGCGCCTCCGAGCAGCCCGAGAAGGACCCCAGGCGCTGGAAAGCCCTGATCTTCATAGCCGTGGCCCAGCTCATGGTGGTCCTCGACGGCACCATCGTCCCCACAGCCCTGCCGCCTCGCTCCATGCGGAGCTGATGGCTGCAGTTGCGTGTGGGCCCATTACGCCCTGCCCTGAAGCCCAGCGTTCCCTGGGCTTCTCCGACGGCAGCCGGCAGTGGCTGATCACCGGCTACACCCTGGCCTTCGGCAGCCTGCTGCTGCTCGGCGGCCGCGTCGCCGACTACACCGGCCGCAAGCGCGCCCTGCTGGTCGGCCTGACCGGCTTCGCCCTGGCCTCGGCGATCGGCGGCGTGGCCCCGGACTTCGCCGTCCTGCTCATCGCCCGCTGCCTGCAGGGGGCGTTCGGCGCGCTGCTCGCCCCAGCGGCGTTGTCGCTGCTGGCCACCACGTTCACCGAACCGCTGGAGCGCGCCAAGGCCTTCGGCCTGTTCGGCGGGGTCGCGGTCGGCGGCAACGCCATCGGGCTGCTGCTCGGCGGTCTGCTGACCGAGTACCTGAACTGGCGGTTCTGCCTGTACGTCAACATCCCGATCGCGGCGATCGCCCTGCTCGGCGGTCTGAAGGAGATCCGCGAGTCGCGCGCCGAGGGCCGCATGAAGCTCGACCTGCCCGGCGTGGTGCTGGTGGTCGGCGGGCTGGTCGCGGTCGTCTACGGGCTCGGCCAGGCCTCGACCGACGGCTGGGGGTCGGGCACGGTCCTGGGCTGCCTGATCGGTGGCATGGTGCTGCTGGCCGGGTTCCTGGTGGTGGAGTCCCGGGTGGAGGCGCCGCTGCTGCCGCTGCGGGTGCTGAAGTCCCGGACCCGCGGCGGCGCCTATCTCGCGGTCGGCACGGCGGCGGTGGGCATGTTCGCGCTCTTCCTCTTCCTGACGTACTACCTGCAGGACGTGAAGAAGTACTCGGCGGTCATGACCGGCGTGGCGTTCCTGCCGATGACCGCGGCCATCATGATCTCGGCGGTGCTGCTCGGCAGCCGGCTGGTGCCCAGGGTCGCCCCGCGCCTGCTGATGGTCCCCGGCATGCTGGTCGCGGCCGGCGGCCTGGCACTGATGACGACGGTCAAGCCGGACACCGGCTACGCGGTCGGCGTCCTGCCGGTGGAGGTGCTGGTGGGTCTCGGCCTGGGCCTGGTGATGGCCCCGGCGATGAACTACGCCACGCACGACGTCCGCCCCGAGGACGCCGGCGTCGCCTCGGCCACCGTCAACACCTCGCAGCAGGTGCTGGCCTCGGTCGGCATCGCGCTGTCCAACACCGTGGCGGCAAGCGCCACCACCTCGTACCTGAAGTCGCACCGGCCGTCGCCGACGCTGGTGAGCGACGCCGTGGTGCACGGCTTCACGACGGCCTCGGGGGTGGCGGCGGCGATCGTCCTGGGCGGCGCGGTGGTCGTCGCCCTGCTGATGAACACGGGCAAGCCGGACCCGTCGCGGCTCTCCACCGACGCTCCGAAGGCCGTGCACATCTGAGCACTGACAACACATTCGGCCGCTGACGCAACCCCCCGCGTCCGCCGCTTCGTCAGTGGGGTGACCACGGAGGGAGCGGCGGATGCGGGAAGTGCGTGAGCAGGAGTTCGACGAGTTCGTCCTCGCACGGCAGCAAAGGCTGCTGCGCACGGCGTATCTGTTGTGCGGGGACTGGCACCTGGCCGAGGACCTGACGCAGAACGCGCTGGCGAAGGTGTACACGGCATGGAACCGGATCCAGCGCGTCGAGCAGATCGACGGGTATGTGCACCGGATCCTGTTCCGTACCTACGTCGACACCTATCGGCGTCGCCGGAAGCGGGAGATCTTGAGCGCGGCGGTCCCGGACGTCGCCGGCACTGGTATTGCCAGCGACGTCCGGTTGACTCTACTGTCCGCGCTGGCCGAGGTCACCCCCCGCTACCGCGCCGTGCTGGTCCTGCGGTTCTGGGAGGACCGCAGCGTCGACGAGACCGCCGACGCGCTCGGCATCTCCGCGGGCTCGGTGAAGTCGCACACCCACCGTGGTCTCCACCAGTTGCGCTCGGTCCTCGGGGACCAGGCGCTGGATCTCATCGGGAGCTGAGGAGGCCTTGATGCAGGAGACGGATGTCGGGAGGGTGTTCGCCGCGGTGGCGCCGGAGACGGTGCCGACGGTCGGCGGCCTGCCCGAGCGGGCCAGGGCGCTGGGACGCCGGCAGCGGCGGCGGCGCGCGGCGATGACGGGCGGCGGCGCGGGACTGGCGCTGGCGGGGGTGGTCGGGGCGGTGGTGACGCTCGGCGGGTTCGGGGCGGGGCGGGCGGAGTCGGCTTCGCCGGGTCCGGGGTGGCAGAGCAACGCCGGGCCCAACCCGGGTCCGACGCACGGAGCGCCTTCGCCTCCGCCGTCGGCGCCCACGTCTGCGCCCACTTCGGCGCCCCCGTCCACGCTCACGCCCGCGAATGGCCTGCCGCCGGGGACAGATCAGGCCACCGACGACCCGGGCGCGGACGCGAAGGTCCTGGCCGCGATCAAGGCCGCGCTGCCGGCCGGGGACCGGGACAAGCCGACGTTGTACCGTGCCGCCTCGACACCGAAGAACGGCTACGGCGCGGAGTACAACTGGGGCCCGCGGAGCCAGGAGACGGTGTTCGACATCTCGGTCGGGCCCATCGCCCCGGTACTGCCCGGCGAAACCCCGACCATGTGCCAGGCCGACTTGAAGCACTGCACGATAGGAAACGCGACGCTGCACGGAAACCCGGTCGTCTGGCAGTACTACTACGGGAGCCTCAGCAACCCGACCCTGAACATCTACGACTACAAGGCGATGGTCGGCTACCTGCTGTCGCCCACGGGGCCGAACGCATCGCGGCTGCCCGGACTGGCCGAGCTGAAGGACGTGGGGCTGAACGAGCAGGTGGCCTCGGCACTGCTGGCCGCCTGGAAGCGGCAATAGGGCAGAACCCGCCCTACAGCCAGCCTCGCTGCTGCGCCGCCCGGATCGCCTCAGTGCGGTTCCGGGCGGCGGTCTTCTGGATGCAGGCCGACAGGTAGTTGCGCACCGTGCCCTCCGACAGGTGCAGCCGCCGCGCGACGTCGGCGATGGTCGAGCCGTCGGCGGAGGCCGCGAGCACATCGCGCTCCCGCGGCGTCAGCGGATTCTCCCCGGCGGCCAACGCGGCAGCCGCCAGATCCGGATCGATGACCCGCTCCCCCCGCAGCACCTTGCGAATGGCCGCGACCAACTCGGCCACCGGCGCGTCCTTCACAAGGAACGCCGAAGCCCCCGACTCCATCGCCCGCCGCAGAAACCCGGGCCGCCCGAACGTGGTCAGGATGATGATGCGCACATCCGGCATCGCCCGGTGCAAAGCGTCGGCGGCATCCAGCCCCGACATCCCCGGCATCTCGATGTCCAGCAACGCGACCCGCACATCAGCCGCCTTCGCCGCCGCGAGCACCTCATCACCGCGCCCGACCTCGGCGACGACCTCCAGATCGTCCTCGAGATTGAGCAGCGTCGCCAGCGCACCCCGCACCATGGCCTGATCCTCGGCGAGCAGGAGACGGACGACATCGGCAGAGGCGGCGGTCATGGGGCCAACCTACCGCCGGCCTCGCACGCCGGCCGCCACACCGACCAGCAACGTGGTCCCGGCCGAGCACGCAAGCAACCCTCGCCACCATCGCTCACCCCGCCCCGATCCCCCGCGCCGGCGCCGCCGCCACCAGCCGGAAGTCCCCATCCTTCCCGCCCACCGAAAGCCGCCCCCCGACCGCGTCCAGGCGCTCGCGCAGCCCGGTGAGGCCGTGGCCGCCGCAGGCGTCGGTGGCGCTGACCGTCGCGGCCAGGCCGCGGCCGTCGTTGCGGACGGTGAGCACCATCTCGTCGCCGCTGCGGGTCAGGGTCACCTCGACGCGGGCCGCCGCGCTGTGGCGGATCGCGTTGGTCACCGCTTCGCGCAGGCTCCAGGCCAGGGCGGCTTCGCTCTGGGCGTCGAACTCGCCGGTCGCCGCCGCCACCTCCGGGGACGCGTCGAGCTTGATGCCGGCCGCCTCCAGGGCCACGTGTGCCGACGCCACCTCCACCGCGAGGGTCGCCCGGCGGTAGCCGCTCACTGCTTGGCGGATGTCGGTCAGGGTCTGGCGGGAGACCTGCTCGATCTCCTCGACCTCTTTCAGGGCCGCGTCCAGGCGCGGGGTGGGGCCGTCCGGTGCCGCGGCGCGGGACTTGGCGAGCATGCGCTGCGCCAGTTCCGCCTTCAGGGTGATGGTCGCCAGGGAGTGGCCGGTCAGGTCGTGGAGGTCGCGGGCCAGGCGCAGGCGCTCCTCGTTCGCCGCCAGGCTTGCCACCTGGGTGCGGGCTTCGCGCAGTTCGCCGATCAGGAGCGCCATCTGGCGGATGCCGAGGGTGGACATGCCCGCGAAGAAGATCGGGAAGGCCAGGGTCAGCCAGGTGGAGAAGGAGCGGTTGGCGCTCGTGAGCAGGATGCAGACGGTCATCATGCCCAGCGCCGCGAGAACACCGCGGAAGGCCGACCCGTCGCGGATCGACAGGCCCAGGCCCGCCCCCGCGCCGACGTACACCCACATCCCGACCAGGTCCGGGTAGATCCAGACACTGGTCACCAGTGCGAGCGCGGCCATGACCGCCAGGATCGGCAGCACCCCGCGCGGGGCCTCGTTGACCACGCCGACCGACCCGGTCTTCGGGTACACCGCGTTCGCCAGCCAGCAGTACGCCACGACGAACACCGCGACCAGGCCGTAGACCAGCAGCTTGAAGCTCTGCGCATGGCTGGACCCGGCCACCTTCGCGACCGGGTCGATCAGGTAGAACAGCCAGACCGCGGCGAACAGCCACTTGTACCGGCCCGGCTGTCCCACCCGCGGATGCCGCATCTGGGGAGGCGCGTCCGCGGACGCAAGACGGCCGGCCCATTCCGCCGCGCCGGCCATCCCCTCCTCGGCCGCCGCCGGCGGCCCCTCGGCCGACCGCTTGCTCCACACGTCCATCACCTCCGTATCGTGCCTCCCCTAGGGGATCCCTCCGCAATTCGTCACTGTTCCTTCGCCGACCGGTACGAGGCCACCGCCAGCAGCGCGAACAGCACGCCCCACGCCGCGACCACCGCGATCGACATCGCCGAGACCTTGCCGGTGGCCAGGATGTCCGTCCCCAGCTTGTGGGCCTGGTAGGTCGGGAACCACTTGCCGATCTTCTCCAGCGTGCCGCCGAGCGGGAACCACAGGCCGCCCAGGATCGCCATCGGGAAGAACGTCAGCATCACGGCCGGCTGCGCGGTCTCCGGGTCGAAGCGGTAGCCGATCGCCACCGCCAGCGAGACGAAGGTCATCGAGACCAGCCACAGGATCACCGCGTTCGCGACCCACTTCCAGGCCGGCATCTCGACATGGTTGAGGAACGCGCCGATGCCGAACACCACCAGCACCGACGGGATGGTCGTGGCCAGCGAGGTGACCACCTTGGCGAAGACGTACCCCCAGCCCGGCAGCGGGGTCAGCCGCAGCTGCCTGGTCCAGCCGGACTTGCGCTCGGTGGCGATCCGGATCGAGTTGTTCATCAGGGCCCCGGCGAACGCGCCGTAGGTGGCCATGGCCAGCATGTAGTAGGCCTTGAAGTCGACCCCGTCGGCCTGGGTGCTCTGCTTGCCGATGATCAGGTACAGCGCCGCCGGCATCGCGATCGCGAAGATCAGGTACCGGCCGTTGCGCATGACCCGCAGCACGTCCAGCTTGGTGAGCGTCAGCGTGGCGTTCATCGCGCCGCCTCCAGGGTCGCGGTGTCGGTGTCCCCGACGGAGTTGTCCTCGGCCGTGATCGCCAAGAAGGCCTGCTCCAGGCCCAGCGCCTGGATCTCGATGTCGGCCGGCCGGTATCCGGCGTCCAGCAGCGCGTACAGCGTGGCGTCCGAGTCGGAGGTCTGCAGCCGCACGATGTCCGCCTGCCGCTCCACGTTCACCAGGTTCGGCAGCCGGTACAGCACCGCGTCCTGCACCCCGGGGAGCCGGAACGACAGCCGCTTGGCGCCGGCGCTGGCCTTGATGTCGGCCGCCGAGCCGTCGGCGAGCAGCCGGCCCTTGTTGATGACGATGACCCGCTCGGCGAACTGGTCCGCCTCTTCCAGGTAGTGCGTCGCGAACAGCACCGTCTTGCCCTCGTAGGCACGCTCGCGCATGGTCGCCCAGAACGCCTGGCGGTTCTCCACGTCCATCCCGGTCGTGGGCTCGTCCAGCACGATCAGCGGGCTGTCGCCGATGATCGCCATCGCGAACTGCACGCGCTGCTGCTGGCCGCCGGACAGCTTGTCCACCCGGCGGTCGGCCAGGTCGGCGATGTTGGCCCGCTTCAGCGCCTCGGCGACCGGGATCGGCCGCGGGTGCAGCTTGGCCCACAGCTCGACCTGCTCGCGCACCGTGACGTCGCTCATCAGGCCGCCGGACTGCAGCATCGCGCCGACCATGCCGCCCTTGATGGCCTCGGCGGCGGTCCCGCCGAACAGCGCCACCCGGCCGGAGTCGGGCCGGCTCAGGCCCAGCAGCATGTTCAGCGAGGTGGACTTCCCGGCGCCGTTCGGGCCGAGGAAGGCGATGGTCTGGCCGGGCTGCAGGGTCATGGTCAGGCCGTTGACGGCGTGGACCGGGCCCTTGGGCGAGTGGAAGGTCTTGCTCACGTTCTCGAACTCGACTACCGCCCCGTCCGGGCTTCGAGCGTCTCGTGGCATCTCAGTCGTCCCCAGTGTCCTTCGGAAGGTGTGTGACCTGCTGCGTGGTGGCTTCCCGTGCGAGATCAATGACACCACCGCGACCTGGGCCGGGACCATGGTGAAAGCTCGTGAAAACCGCATGACAGCTGTCATGGACGGCACTGTGAAAACCTCATGGGGCGCCCGGGAGGAACCGCACCGGGCGCCCGCGATACCTAGCCGGCCAGCACCGATCTGTACAACTCGCTGACATGGGCGGCCTGCTCGGCGACCCCGTACCGCTCCAGCGCCCCCGGCGGCGCCGAGCGGTCCACCGGCTTCAGGTCCGCCGCGCAGCGCAGCGCGGCGACGAACGCGTCGGGGCGCGAGGGCACGCGCGCCGCCCGGTCCCCCAGGCCCGGCAGGCCGTCCAGCGCCGGGGAGTCGGAGTAGACCGCCGGCAGCCCGCAGGCCACCGCCTCCAGCGGCGCCAGCCCGAAGGTCTCCGACGGCGAGGGCGAGGCGAACACGTCCATCGCCGAGAGCAGGTCCTTGATCTCCAGCATCCCGCCCCCGACGTCCCCGGTGAAGTGCACGCGGCCGGGCATCAGCTCGGCGGCCAGCCGCTGCAGCCGGGCCCGGTCCGGGCCGGCCCCGACGATCAGCGCGATCGCGCCGTCGATCCGGCCGGCGGCCTCGATGAGCACCTCGAAGTGCTTGTCCGGGTCCAGCCGGCCGACCCCGCCGATCACGAAGGCGTCTTCGTCGATGCCCAGGATCTTGCGGACCAGGGCGCGCGCGTTCGGGTCGAAGCGGAACTCGCGGATGTCGATGCCGTTCTCTATCACCTCCACCCGGTCGATCCGCCAGGCCCGCAGGTAGTCCGCGACGGCCTGCGAGACCGCTATCGTCACCCGGCCCATGCGCTCGGAGGCCCGGTACATGGCGCGCACGCCGAGCCGGTCCTTGGGCCGGCCCTCGATGAGCTCGCGGCCCAGCGAGTGCTCGGTGGCCACGATGGCCCGGACGCCGGCCATCCGCGCGGCCAGCCGGCCGTACAGGTGGGCCCGGTACAGATGGGTGTGCACGAGGTCGAAGCCGCCGTCGCGGATCAGCTTCACCAGGTGCATCAGCGAGGCCATGTCGCGGTTGGACGGCATGCGCAGGTCGTGCACCCGGAACCCGTCGGCCCGGATCCGCTCCCCGACGCGGCCGCCCTCGGTCAGGCACGCCACCTCGCACTCCTCGGGCAGGTGCTGGAGCAGCGTGGCCAGCTGGCGTTCGGCGCCGCCGGAGGCCAGGCCGGTGATGACGTGCAGGATTTTGGACATACGGGGCCGCCTTCCTTGCCCCCGCTGCCTGGACGCGGGCGGACGGCCGGCCACGGGCCTGCGCCGTCGCGGACGCCGGCGCGGGGACGGGCCGTGGGCTGAGGTCCGGGCCGGGCCCGGGCCGGGAGTGGAGACACCCGCGGCGGAATCAGAGGTTTGATCCGAGGATAGGCGGCGATATCGGATAGGACCCCCCGAAGGCCGTGCGCGCGCACGGCAGAATACGCCCCTGCCATCGGTTCCCCCCGGAATCCGCGCCTCGATCCGCTGCGGAATCCGCCGTCGGCCGTCCCCATAGCCGGATCCTAAGAGGCCTCATTTATGTTGACAACGGCACCGGAGGGCGACAGGTTCAACTCCGTCCGGTGTTCGGCGCATGTCAACCGTTTCCGGTTCGGGGCGGATCAGCGGGCGATCAACGGGTGATCGCCCGCCGCACGACGATCGCCCTGCGTGGAGCGCCATCGCAAAGAATTGAGAAACCTCAGCGGTGCGACGACGGTCCGCCCAGCAGACCGCCCAACAGCGATCCGTCAGAACCCGAGGTGGCCGTGCCGTCCGGCGACCCCGACGCGGCGCCGCCGCTCGGCGTCCCGGGCCCGCTCGGCGAGTTCGGACTACTAGTAGTGGCGCCCTGCGTCCCGGTCGGAGGGTACGGCGAGGACGTCGCCCCTCCGGTCGGCGTCCCGGAGGAGGCCCCGGTGGGGCTGCCGCCGCCGGCCGCCGGCCCGTCGGCCGTGCCGGCCTGGCCGCAGACCACCTTGTCCTGCGCGGCGTACGAGCTGTGGAAGACCTCGCGGACCGGGTTCTGCCCGGCCTTGGTGAGGGTGCGGGTGACGTCGACCTGGAAACCCGGGACACCGTCGTTCGCCACGCAGGAAGCGGCCGAGGAGTACGTGGTCTTCGGCTGCACCAGGGCGTAGTGCGGCGAGGTGTCGGTCTGCACCGAGTCGTACGCCTTCTGCCCCAGCACCGCGACGGTCACCGCGTTGTCGGTGGAACTGGTCCAGAGGTAGACCGGAGCGCCGGAATCGTTCTGGAACTTCAGATCCACGTCGGGATACGACACCGCGGCCTCCATCCCGGGCGGGAAGTGGTCGGTCACGGTGGCGTGCGGATGGTGCTCGACATCCTTGAGCCCGGCCAGATACTCGGCGTTGAACAGCGCGGTGGCGACCAGCGAACTGCCGGCGCCCGCGTCCTGCGCCGATGCGGCCGATCCGGACTGGCCGGAGACCGGGATGAAGCCGTCGGCGGCCGTCCGCGCGCCGAGCACCTGGTTCAGGCTGAACACCTGGCCCGGCTGCAGGATCTGGCCGCGCACCAGGTCCGCCGCGTGCTTGACGTTGGCGGTGCGCTGCGTGGCGGCGCTGAAGGGCGCGGTGTACAGGCCCATCACGTCGCGGATCCCGAGCGCCTGCGCGGCCTCGGTGGTCAGCGCCGGCGGCAGCGGGCCGATCGGCACGGTCGCCACGCGCTGCGCCGAGGAGGTCTTCGTCAGCACCGGCAGCACCGCGTTCTGGATCGCCTCGGGCGCGT encodes:
- the sdhA gene encoding succinate dehydrogenase flavoprotein subunit, with product MAPQIHTYDTIIVGAGGAGMRAALESSKRSRTAVLTKLYPTRSHTGAAQGGMCAALANVEDDNWEWHTYDTVKGGDYLVDQDAAEIMCKEAIDAVLDLEKMGLPFSRTPEGKIDQRRFGGHTKEHGKAPVHRSCFAADRTGHMILQTLYQNCVKQEVEFYNEFYVLDLLLHEDPDGTKYAAGVVALELATGEIHIFRGKAVILATGGFGKVFKTTSNAHTLTGDGMGIVWRRGLPLEDMEFYQFHPTGLAGLGILLTEGARGEGGILRNADGERFMERYAPTIKDLAPRDIVARSMVLEVRDGRGAGPNKDYVYLDLTHLPAEQIEEKLPDITEFARTYLGVEPTTELVPVYPTAHYAMGGVPTNVAGEALADNDTVVKGLYAAGEVACVSVHGSNRLGTNSLLDINVFGRRAGINAAEYAVGAELKPLPAEPEQAVVSMVEGLRNSTGHERVAQIRSELQTTMDQNAGVYRNDETLAQAEKDVKELQRRYQDVAVQDKGKRFNTDLLEAVELGFLLDLAEILVLGARNRTESRGAQAREDYPTRDDVNWQKHTMAYREKDGEGGYKIRLDYKPVIVTRYQPTERKY
- a CDS encoding SigE family RNA polymerase sigma factor, producing MREVREQEFDEFVLARQQRLLRTAYLLCGDWHLAEDLTQNALAKVYTAWNRIQRVEQIDGYVHRILFRTYVDTYRRRRKREILSAAVPDVAGTGIASDVRLTLLSALAEVTPRYRAVLVLRFWEDRSVDETADALGISAGSVKSHTHRGLHQLRSVLGDQALDLIGS
- a CDS encoding succinate dehydrogenase hydrophobic membrane anchor subunit yields the protein MSTHVSLEPPRTGNPGRSQRMRTRKGPGKVTRGNFELYSWLFMRASGVLLVFLVLGHLFIMMVTDGGVEKIGFAFVAGRWASPWWQFWDLLQLWLAMIHGTNGMRTVINDYADKDRTRAILKGLLYTAAVLTIALGTLVIFTFDPSIKG
- a CDS encoding SSI family serine proteinase inhibitor, which gives rise to MRRLAAVTATAFLSAAALSAGAATAQAANAHATPRFTVHVLGSVHLKRVDRMNGRTRTAYLLCTSTSTHGSAPVIHGLGGLKDATSACEELAAVHGRLDTLAVHPAWMAPALEAPVEVQAAGTWEGRKVAWTHRFPNGGWVTKATGDVFAF
- a CDS encoding TetR/AcrR family transcriptional regulator, with the translated sequence MRADAEDNRRALLDAAREVFVEEGTTVALDKIAKRAGVGIGTLYRRFPDRDALLRGVLVDLFGSMAAAAREAAASAGPEAPEAPDAPPAWEALVRAVAGLGLGPTLPVIFRERLDLIDDPAVAGAMREAIDGVEGVYRRAQEAGQLRPDVSFLEIQMLAGMLSSSGSSRPPRIDPRMLNDRLVGIILDGLRAGSGNRGLPGEPAEFSPLNPDDRAEVERLIAEENARRGLRS
- a CDS encoding succinate dehydrogenase iron-sulfur subunit — its product is MSTATVQEHVETSASGKAGIAMMTITVRIRRYNPEVDAAPHWVDYQVTADPTARILDSLHKIKWEQDGSLTFRRSCAHGVCGSDAMRINGKNRLACKALVKDLNPSKPITVEPIQGLPVLKDLVVDMEPFFQAYRDVKPFLIAHGNEPTRERIQSQKDRDRFDDTTKCILCAACTTSCPVFWADGQYFGPAAIVNAHRFIFDSRDDGANERLEILNDREGVWRCRTTFNCTEACPRGIQITQAIAEVKRALITRRVI
- a CDS encoding response regulator, producing MTAASADVVRLLLAEDQAMVRGALATLLNLEDDLEVVAEVGRGDEVLAAAKAADVRVALLDIEMPGMSGLDAADALHRAMPDVRIIILTTFGRPGFLRRAMESGASAFLVKDAPVAELVAAIRKVLRGERVIDPDLAAAALAAGENPLTPRERDVLAASADGSTIADVARRLHLSEGTVRNYLSACIQKTAARNRTEAIRAAQQRGWL